Proteins found in one Labeo rohita strain BAU-BD-2019 chromosome 11, IGBB_LRoh.1.0, whole genome shotgun sequence genomic segment:
- the bhlhe40 gene encoding class E basic helix-loop-helix protein 40: MERITSAQPPPCMAKHGSVDMSDMQGMDFPMYVYKPRRGMKRSEDSKDTYKLPHRLIEKKRRDRINECIAQLKDLLPEHLKLTTLGHLEKAVVLELTLKHVKALNNLLEQQQQKIISLQNGMQIGEQGNSDNSEEMFRSGFHLCAKEVLQLLANQETVRDLTPTHIINHLQKVASELIQSPPSPRLDEPTPKVQESREKPASPQPKVVEGHAKNCVPVIQRTYPHSSEQSGSDTDTDSGYGGELEKRELKAQRAIYYGKDVGDLKYGGSIKEELDEPQAKRQRSDSSEDESHDVVGGHSPYMSFSPHQPLCMPFYLFPPGAAAAYLPMLEKCWYPGAMPVLYPGLGGSPAGMSPEKLPSSLVMSSRVGSPVSTTPTSMDSPALLQALKQVPPLNLETKD; encoded by the exons ATGGAAAGGATTACCAGTGCTCAGCCTCCTCCATGTATGGCCAAACACGGCTCGGTGGATATGTCGGACATGCAAGG aATGGACTTTCCTATGTACGTGTATAAGCCCCGGCGGGGAATGAAGCGCAGTGAGGACAGTAAG GATACATACAAACTGCCTCATCGATTGATCGAGAAGAAAAGGAGAGACAGAATAAACGAGTGCATCGCGCAGTTGAAGGATTTGCTGCCCGAACACCTTAAACTCACT ACTCTGGGACACTTGGAGAAGGCTGTTGTGTTGGAGCTCACGCTCAAGCATGTGAAAGCTCTTAACAACCTGCTGGAGCAGCAGCAACAGAAGATCATTTCCTTGCAGAATGGAATGCAAATCG GTGAACAGGGCAATTCGGACAACAGCGAGGAGATGTTCCGTTCCGGGTTCCACTTGTGTGCCAAGGAGGTCCTGCAGTTGCTGGCCAACCAGGAGACCGTGCGTGACCTGACGCCCACTCACATAATCAACCATTTGCAAAAAGTGGCGTCTGAGCTCATCCAAAGCCCACCAAGCCCTCGCCTGGACGAGCCCACTCCCAAAGTTCAAGAAAGCAGAGAGAAACCTGCAAGCCCGCAGCCGAAAGTGGTAGAGGGCCATGCTAAGAACTGCGTGCCAGTCATTCAAAGGACTTACCCCCACAGCAGCGAGCAAAGCGGTAGCGATACGGATACCGACAGCGGCTACGGTGGCGAGCTCGAAAAGCGGGAACTGAAAGCCCAGCGGGCGATCTACTACGGCAAAGACGTTGGAGATCTCAAGTATGGCGGCAGCATTAAAGAAGAGCTGGATGAGCCGCAGGCCAAGCGGCAGAGGTCCGACTCATCGGAGGATGAATCTCATGACGTAGTTGGCGGCCACAGCCCCTACATGAGCTTTTCTCCACACCAGCCCCTTTGCATGCCCTTCTACCTCTTTCCGCCCGGAGCAGCCGCCGCGTACTTGCCCATGCTGGAGAAGTGTTGGTACCCGGGAGCCATGCCCGTATTGTACCCAGGCCTCGGCGGCTCCCCGGCGGGCATGTCCCCCGAGAAGCTCCCCTCGTCCCTGGTCATGTCGTCGAGAGTGGGCTCCCCCGTCTCCACCACCCCGACCTCCATGGACTCTCCCGCCCTCCTACAGGCCCTGAAACAAGTTCCCCCATTAAACCTGGAAACCAAAGACTGA